A stretch of Hippoglossus hippoglossus isolate fHipHip1 chromosome 20, fHipHip1.pri, whole genome shotgun sequence DNA encodes these proteins:
- the timm21 gene encoding mitochondrial import inner membrane translocase subunit Tim21, with translation MAYTQILRALHRGLQSSATHHYTVHTCKLTQVSWFVRPHSTVWTPSSAPSFHSRAGAAPFALPALSCLSRRCVHVDLPARNRSSPEDRDRSVSRFQSQKPSGAQKVKDAGRDFTYLIVVLIGLGVTGGLLYVVFQELFSSSSPNKVYGKAFDKVKSHPEVVGAFGEPIKCYGETTRRGRRQQVRHTEYLKDGLKHLRLKFYVEGIEPGLKGTVHSESKENNETGKYEFRYIFVEVDTYPRRTIIVEDNR, from the exons ATGGCTTACACACAGATACTGAGAGCCCTGCATCGGGGTCTGCAGTCCTCGGCCACGCATCACTACACGGTACACACGTGTAAACTCACGCAGGTTAGCTGGTTCGTCCGCCCACACAGCACCGTGTGGACCCCGTCCTCCGCTCCGAGCTTCCACAGCCGAGCCGGGGCTGCTCCGTTCGCTCTGCCCGCTCTGAGCTGCCTCTCCCGGCGGTGTGTCCATGTGGACCTCCCGGCCAGAAACCGGAGCAGCCCCGAGGACAGAGACAGATCCGTGTCCAGGTTTCAGAGCCAGAAGCCTTCAGGTGCACAGAAAG TGAAGGACGCTGGCAGAGACTTCACCTACTTGATAGTTGTACTAATAGGACTTGGAGTGACAG gtggCCTCTTATATGTGGTGTTCCAGGAgctgttttcttcctccagtCCAAATAAAGTCTATGGGAAAGCCTTTGACAAAGTCAAGTCACACCCAGAG GTGGTTGGTGCATTCGGGGAGCCAATCAAATGTTATGGTGAGACCACACGTCGAGGAAGGAGACAGCAAGTCCG TCACACAGAGTACCTGAAGGACGGACTGAAGCATCTGAGACTTAAGTTTTACGTCGAAGGCATTGAACCAGGTCTCAAAGGAACTGTACATTCAGAGTCAAAAGAG AACAATGAAACAGGAAAATACGAGTTTCGATACATATTTGTGGAAGTGGACACCTACCCAAGACGGACGATCATTGTGGAAGATAACCGATAA